The genome window GGATAAGCACATAGACCGAATGCGGGTAAGGCAGGGTTAAGATAAGGCATGTAGCGATCGCAGCAAGGATAAGAAAAAGCGTAATCGCGTTGCGGGGAGAAACGAGCCCGGCTGGTATCGGTCTTGTGCCAAAGACCCTCCAGTATTTCGTCAGTTTACCGGTCTCGATATCCTTCCGATCATACTCGCGATCAATGTAATCATTCAGCACAAGCCCGGCTTCAAACCCGAAGAACCCAATCAGGGCGACCCGCAGGAGATCAAACCAGGCAAATCCCCCGTACGTAATGGTAGCGAGCAGGTATCCCGAGCAGAAGAGCAGGGGCCAGGCAAACGAGAACTGGAGCCGGGTGAGATCGATATATGCCCGGAGTGTTGCTTTCATTCATTAAAACATGGGAATTTCTTCCAGATACACGCTGCGATCCGGTGCGGGTGAATACGTTCAGGAATCCTTAAAAGTCTCAACCTGCGGCTTATGGTGAACGGATTTTCCACAAAACAGATACTATTATAAAATTTGTGAGGACAAAATGAACATATTATGAGTGACGTAAATGAACCAACAAATGCCTCTGAAATGATGGCGTGCTACACGAGCCTTCTTCCATGGTGGGTTGTACTGGTCTGGGGACTTCTGTCCTTAATCATCGGGATTATGTTCCTGACCACCCCGGGCATAACCACGCTCATCCTGATCACCTTCATTGGGGCGTACTGGCTGGTGGGCGGATTGTTCACCCTCGGCAGTCTCTTTGTTGACAAAACCAGCATGGGGCTGAAGATCTTTCTGGCGATCGTCAATATCCTCGCCGGCATCATCATTCTCGCATACCCGCTCTACAGCACGTTATTCATCCTCGGGTTCTTTGCAATCTTTATTGGTTTCTGGGGATGTTTCATTGGCGCTGCCCACCTGTACCAGGCATTTACTACCAAGGATGCCAGCAACGGTGTGCTGGGAGTAATCAGCCTGATCTTTGGTCTCATTATCCTGATCTTCCCCCTGTTTGCAGCAGAACTCATACCGCTAATCATTGGCGTGTTTGCCCTGATAACCGGTATTGCTGCCGTGTTTGCCGCGTTCCAGGTCAAGAAAATCTCAACATCTCCTGCTCAGGAATAACCCGGTTATTCACCTTCTTTTTTTTACGGGCAGGGCGGACCGGTAAGGTTGGAACCTGCAATCTTCTGCACTACCAGCCATAATTTATCCTCACGACTCCTATAGGAGATGATGGGATCTTTTTTTATCCGGACGGAAACATCATACGATATCCCGGATATCTTCGCCATGCACAACGATGCATTCGCGCAGGATGGGGAAGCCCGTCTTGTCAATGCCCTCAGAAAGGATGGGGATTTTTCAGCGGATCTCTCCCTTGTCGCCGTGCACGATGACCGGATTATCGGGCATGTGTTGTTTCCCCCGATAACAATCGAGTGTTCCGATACCTCGCAGGAGAGCATTCCTGCCCGGGCACTGGCACCGCTTGGCGTGGACCCGGCGTTCCAGTGCCAGGGAGTTGGTGCAGCGCTTCTGGAAGAAGGACTCGATGCCTGCCGTCAGCTCGGGCACCGTGCGGTGATCGTGGTCGGCCATCCGGGGTATTACCCCCGGTTCGGGTTCTCCCGGGCCTGCACATTTGGGATATCAGCCCCGTTCCCCTGCCCGGATGAGGCGTTCATGGCCTTGGAACTGGTGCCCGGTGCACTCGATGGTGTGCACGGGATGGTCCGGTACCCCCCCGCGTTCGATGCGGAAGGCGCCCACAACGGGTAGGAAATACCATACGTGCGTTTTTAATTCAGGTTATGGGGGCGCCACCTAGGTTTGCCCGTGTAAACCAGAGTGGATATACACTACCTCAGACAAGCTCTATCTGGTGACGGGATTGAAAATAAGGAATGGCCGGGTGGGATTTGGCAGTATACTTGCCGGGTTTACCAGCGAGTCGGGCAATCCCACAACAATAGAGCCCCTTGATCCCTCGGAACCGGAACCTGATGTTAAGAAATACACCAATGAGTTCTGGACCTCAAAACAGCGGGCCGCCTCCTCGATCCACGAGATCTCGTACCGGGCCTGTTTCAAACCCCAGCTTCCCCGGTTTTTTATTAATCTCCTGACAAAAAAGGGAGATATCGTCTATGATCCCTTCAGCGGCAGGGGAACTACCGTAATAGAAGCCGGCCTTTCCTGGCGCAACGTGATTGCCAATGATGCAAACCCGTTATCCCGTATCATGACCGAGCCCCGGTTCTTTCCCCCTGAATATGCAGCAATAGAAAAACGGCTCCAGTCCATTCCGCGTGAGACCAGCCCGGCCGATATCGACCTCTCGATGTTCTACCATCCCGATACCGAGAAAGAGATTGTTGCCCTGCGGCAGTACCTGCTGGAGCGACACGGGGCTTGCCGGGACGACATGATTGATCGCTGGATTGCGATGGTTGCAACCAACCGCTTAACCGGGCATTCATCCGGTTTCTTCTCGGTCTACACGCTCCCCCCCAACCAGGCGGTATCGCAAAAGAGCCAGCAGCGGATCAATGTAAAACGCAACCAGGTCCCGGAGTACCGTGATACCCACCGGATCATCCTGAACAAGACAAAAAGCCTGCTGCGCAGTCTTACTCAGGATGAGCAGAAGAACCTGAGCCATGCCGGCAAAAACGCCCGGCTCCTGACCGGGGATTCGCGGAATACCCCGGAAATTCTCAAAAATTCCGTGCAGCTTACCGTTACGTCCCCACCGTTTCTCGATATTGTTCAGTACGGGGATGACAACTGGCTCCGGTGCTGGTTCAATGGTCTTGACGACAAGGAGATCGGGAACCGGATTACCATGGCAAAGACCGTGGCCGGCTGGTCTGAGGTGATGGGAAAGGTGTTTGAGGAGCTCTACCGCATCACCTGCCCGGGGGGATATGTTGCCTTTGAAGTAGGAGAAGTGCGAAAGCGTTCGATCCGCCTCGAAGAGCATGTTGTACCGCTGGGGATTTCAGCGGGATTTACGTGCGAATGTGTGCTGATCAACCAGCAGACCTTTACCAAGACTTCCAATATCTGGGGCGTCGATAACATGGCATCCGGCACCAACACCAACCGGATTGTCATCTTCTCAAAAAATGGTTGAGTGCAGGGTCTCCGGCAGAGACCTGACCTGATGTACGGTGAGGAATTCTTTTTTACACAACTTTTTATTGGTACATGCCGGAATATATCGTATAATGTATGCTGAACCGCAATTATCGATCGGGCAGGGGTTGCCATGAACCGCCACCCCTTGCAGGCGGGGCTCCTGGTATTGTTCTGCCTGGCCCTGCTCACCATCATCACCTGTGTTCCGGTACATGCCGCAGACCCCGTGTCCTCTGCAGATGACCGGGTTTTACCCATAGAACAGGCACACCTCGCATGGATGGCGGAAGTGTCTGATGTGGAGATGGTTGCAGCCATTGCCTATGTAGAAACCCTCTTCGGGAAAGACACCCGCAGCATGACATCGCTCCATACTGATTTCTCGAAAGCCAAATCAGCCATCGGTTCGATCCCGTCCCTTTCGGAACTTGATAACCATACAATCCTGATGCAGGAGACTGCCCGCTCGTTTAACCAGGAGACGATGAACCAGATGTCCTCCCACCAGGGAAAGCCTGCGAACCTGGAGGCACAGATAAGCAAGGCGGTAAATGCCAACCCCTACATAACCATGAAAAAAGATGCCTACTGGGCTGCCCGGAGCACTTACCAGCTGAATGAGTTCGATGCATGGGTCTCCGACACGCAAAATACCTTAAATTCCCTTCAGGCCCAGGGGTATACCGTTTCTGATACCAGCCCTTATCTCGTCCGTTTTTCAAGTTTAAGGCCCGATCTGAAAGCTTCTTTGAATACGAAAGATTTCGACCGGGCCGGGAGCACTGCGGTCATAATCCGGGATCGCTCCTCTGAAATTACCGATCGCATCGCAGCTCTCCAGACCCAGGTTACCACCGATACAACCGCAGATTTCCAGCTTGGTGAAGCAGAACGGGTCATCGCAAGGGCAGACCGGATTAATCCCCAGCTTGTTAAACAGATTCTCGATATCGGCGATGCAGAGCCGGTTCTTTCCAAATTGAAGATCGATGTGAAGCTGGCCCGCGGTGCGCAGAACGGCGGACAGTCAGGTCTTGTCTATAACAAGCTTCAGCTCATCAAAAAAGACTATCGCGACCTTGGTGCGGCATACCGGGATATTGCGGTCAGTGCCAGTCTCGCTCCCGGGATGGCAGATACCCTGATGGCAATGTCGTACTCTCTGAAAGAAACAGCAGACCGGATCGGTGAATCCTGATGACTTCTTCAGCGTGCCGTTTCATAAAATCAGCCGTCTTTCTGATCATCCTCTGCATTCTGTCAGCCGGATGTACTTCCGGAGACACCACACAACCAGCATCTACGACTCCTTCTCCCACCGTAACGTCAGTTTCTTCCAAGTATGCGACAAAAGTGGCCACCCCGGTTCCGACACCCTCACCGACCTCCCTGCCGGATGATGGATCGAAAACCTGCAGCCAGTTGCAGGGAACCGTTGCCGTTCCCGGTCAGGTGTGCCCGGGGACATGGCTGACGGTATCTGACAGTTTCAGCTGCTGCTCAAAGCTCCCCGTAGCCGGAACAACCACAAAACCGCTTGTGACGGTCGACCCCCTCGATCTCCGGATCACCCACAACGATATGTTTGTCGATATCGGGACAGAATAACGGCCCCGTCCCGGCCCGTATCGCTTTTTTGCAGGGCAATTCTCACGCCGTAAAAAGCACGCCTTAAGTATGACCACTGCCAATAGTTATGCATGGTCACCCGTATCAGGCGGTATGCGCAGATAGCAGATGTGCTGGGCCAGTACGGCTTCAGTATCGGGCTTGAAAAGTTATTCCCCGGCAGGGCCCGGTTCCGGCTTCCCTCCTCCGGGAAAGTCCCGGAGACCTCTACCGTCTACGAGAGGATGCGGCTTACATTGGAGGATCTGGGCCCGACTTTTGTAAAATTCGGGCAGATCATGAGCACAAGGACGGAACTGCTTCCCCCTGAGTTGATCGAAGAGCTCAAGAAACTGCAGGACCATGCCAAGCCCATTCCGTTTTCTGAAGTGCGGGCCGTAATCGAAGAGAACTGCTCTGATATTTTTGACTGGTTCTCCGAGATCGATGAGATGCCCGTTGCCTCAGCCTCGATCGGGCAGGTTCACCGTGCGGTCCTCAAAGACGGAACCAAAGTTGCCGTGAAGATCCAGCGCCCGGATATTGGCGAGATCATCGAGACCGATATCGTGATCCTGAAATCCATGGCAGAACGGATCGAGACGATATTTCCCGAAACCCGGATCTATAACCCCACCGGCATGGTGGAGGACTTTGCCCACCAGATCGTAAAGGAACTCGATTACACCCGGGAAGCCCGCAATGTCGAACGGATGGCCCGGAACTTCCGGGACGTTCCCGGGATACGGTTCCCGAAAATTTTCTGGGAGTTTACTTCTTCCCACATGATGGTAATGGAGTTTATCGAGGGTGTCAGGATTGATAACCCCGAAGCCATTACCGAGCTGGGACTGGACCCCCATGAGATCGGAGTCCGGGGATTCCATGCCTATCTCAAGATGATCTTTGAAGACGGCTTCTTCCACGGTGACCCGCACCCGGGCAACCTGTTCGTTACCCCGGAAGGAGACATCGTCTTCCTGGATTTCGGGATTGTGGGGATCCTCCGGCCCGAGAAGCGGCAGAATTTTATCAACCTCCTCTTTGCGCTGGTCACCGATGATATCGAGATGATGCTCCGGTCCCTTGAGGGCTTTGGGATCGTCATTGCTGAAGAAGATCGCGAGGCATTGCGCGACGATCTCTATATCATGATGCACGATTTCGGTGGCGGGGACGAAGTCTCGCAACTGAATTTCCGGCTCGTGGTCACCGAGCTCACTGAATCGATGCGTCGCTACCGGCTCAAAGTGCCCTTGAACCTGATGCTGCTCTTAAAGGTCTTCATGATGGTGCTTGACATCGGCGTCCGGCTGGACCCGAAGTTCAACTTAGGAAAAGAAGTCACTCCCTATCTGATGAAACTTGCCGATACCAACACCCTCTCTGCCGGTTATATCAAGCGGGCATCAACGTCGCTTCTTGATGGTGTCGACGCCCTGCTGGATATGCCCCGGAACCTCAACCTGATGCTGCGGCGTTTGTCTACGGGGACGTTCAAGCTCGAGATCGTGGACACCGATATCCAGAAACTCCAGATGTCACTCGATAAGGCGAGCGACAAGCTGATGATCGGCATGGTTGTGGCCTCCCTGGTGGTGGGATCTTCTCTGGTTCTCCAGTCCTCTTCGTTTGTACTGCCCAAGGAGGTCTCATGGATTGCAATCCTGGGATATACTGCCGCAGTGCTGGTCGGGTTCTATGCCATCTACCATGTCATCTTCTTGAAATTCCGCATGGACCGGTAACCGGCCGGCTACTCTTCTTTTTTTAAGATAACCCGGACAATATCCCACGCTTTTATTTTTTCTGCAAGGGTATACCGGGTGTTGGCCGGGCTCGTTGATGGCAGGATTGTGCTCCCGACTGCCGGTGCAGGGTTTTTGCGATGATAATATCTGCCTGCTGCTGTGCCATTCAGGACGATGAGCTGTACCGTGGGGTGGGTGGCAAGAAACCCGCCAATGTCGTTGACGACCGGTTCTTTGATCTTTTCATCTGCACTTCCTTTTCGGCTGCAGGAGCAGACCACATCCCAGAGTGCGATATGGTGCCCGGTAAGGAGAGCCACCCGGTCCCGGTACGGGAGCCGGTGATCGATTTCGAACAGTGATTCCATGATCTTCCAGAAATGGTTCTGCGGGTTCCCGTAATACTCGGTGTGGCGGAGGGATTGTATGCTGGGAAAACTGCCCAGGATCAGCACGCGGGGAGTGTCTCCGGTCTCCGGCTGAAAACCGGTCGATGCTGCAGGGTGGGGAGATATCGTCTGCATTTTCAGCCTGTCCGTATCGGATGCAACGGGAAAAAAGGGTAACGGGAAATCCTGTATCCGTTCAGGGTTCCTTGAAATACAGGTTGCAGTGGCAATGCCCCTGTTTTGCGACTTCTTCTTTATGGTATACGCAGGGACATTCAATGGCCCGGTCCTTCTCCTCATCCCCGCTCCGGATGCGGCAGGGGCAGTAGGGCCGGCCGAACTTTGTCTTATTGCGCACCAGCCCCTTGATCACGGTCATGAGCTGTTTCTCATCGGTATTGAGGGTCCAGCCGTGCTTATGTGCATAGCCTTTTGCCCATTTGAGCATATCAGCCTGCTCTGCGCTTTCTTCTGTCATAGTATCCTGCCGTATTCTCCTGATATATCGATAGTTTATGTATGTGAGACGTTAGTCTTTGCGTTCAGTGAACCGTCCTTTCGGATCACCGGGTGATTTTCCTCCCTGTCTCCGGACGGGGTTGAACCCGGGAAAAAGGATGGAATTTTTTATCGCTTCTTTGCGGATTTGGTGATCCGCTGTGCCACCCGGTTGTAGGTAGCCATCACGTCACCTTTCTCAAAGCGGTACACGTCCTTGTCCAGCGACTCTCCGCTCTTTTTGTCCCAGAGCCGCATGGAGTCCATGCTGATCTCATCGCCAAGGAAGATTGTTTTTCCCTGCCTGCCGAACTCGATCTTGAAGTCCACAAGCGTGATTCCCTGTTTTGCGAGGAAGGAAAAGAGCAGCCGGTTCACTTCCAGGGCAGCCTTTTTGATCTTTTTGAGTTCTGCCGGCGTGGCGAGTTTGAGGGCAACAATCAGTTCGTCATTGAGCATGGGGTCATGCCGTGAATCGTCCTTGTAATCGATCACGATGATCGGAGGATCCAGTTTTGTCCCCTCTTTGAACGGGTAATTCCGCACAATGGAGCCGGCAGCGATGTTGCGTACGATCACTTCGAGCGGGATCATCTCGAGTTCGCGCACCACCATGTGGCGGGCATCGATCATGGAGACGAAATGGGTCTTTACCCCGTTCTTTTCGAGATAGTCAAAGAAGAACGCCGAGACTTCGGCATTGTAACTGCCCTTGTTCCTGAGCACATCTTTCTTTCCGCCGTCAAACGCGGTGATATCGTCACGGAACTCAACAATGAGTTTTCCATCTTCATCGGTACGATACACCGATTTTGCCTTGCCGGCATAGAGGAGTTTTTTCTGCTTCACGGTCAACTGCTCCTTGTCTTTATTGTTTGTTCGAGCCGGTTTATTAGGGGTTGCAAGCCGGGAGGGGACCAGCCCTGCTCAATATACTGCGGGTAGATGCAGAGCCGTTCCTTAAGTTCTGCCGTGCCGGCAATGATTTTGAGTTCTTCCATCGCCGGCCACGGGTGTTCGGGGTTCACGTAATCGATGGTGAGCGGTGAGACGCCCCCGAGGTCATCCACCCCGCACGGGATGAGTGACGTGGCATCGATCAGGTTGGGGGGGATCTGGATGGCGATGTCTTTGGGCAGGATGTCGCGTGCCATCCGGATCGTTGTGCAGATCTCATCGGTTGTTGGCACGGGACGGTCCGCCATAGGAGTGCCGGGTTTCGGGCAGAAGTTCTGGATGATGATCTCCTGGATATGCTTATGGCGCCGGTGAATGTCGCGGATAGCGTAAAGGGATTCTTCCCGGTCCGCCATGGTTTCGCCAATACCGAGAAGGAGACCGGTGGTGAACGGGATTTTGAGTTTACCGGCATCTTCAATCATCGCGAGCCGGACCTCCGGCTCCTTGCCCTTTGATGTTGCATGTGCCGGGATTCGTGCCGTGGTTTCGAGCATGAGTCCCATGCTGGCATTCACCGCACGCAGGCGCTCCATCTCATCGTATGTGAGTATACCGGCATTCGTGTGCGGCAGGACCCCGTATTCGATGCTCTTCCTGCACATCGCCTCGCAGTAATCGAGAATAGTTGCATAGCCCAGGGGTTTGAGGTACTGCATGAACCCGGGTTCCTCTTCCGGGTGCTCGCCAAAGGTGAACAGGGCTTCAGTACATCCCATTGCAGCGCCATGCCGGAGGGTCTTTTCCACCTCATCTTTTTCCATAAGGCACCCGTCCCTGACGGGAGTCCGGAAACAACAGTACCCGCACCGGTTCCGACAGACGGTGGTTAAGGGTAAAAAAACGTTTTTTGAAAAGGTGATGACCCGGTGCTGCATAGACTTTATGTTCTCCTTACGAGCTATTGAAAGTTAATGCAATGTGCCGTTAAACTGTAGGCCGGAAAGACGAAGAAACCGTAAACATAAATTACTGCACAGTTCATAGATGTCAACAGCATCAGCCAATTTATCTCAATATTATCGGAGCGGGGATGTCGGAACACGGTAACAAAAATGGAGTGCAAAAAAATGCGGCTGAACCTGATAGTGGCAACAGCCCCCGCGCTGAACCGGCAGAAGCAGAACTGAAACGGGCACTGGAGTTTGCGGAAAAGAAACTCCAGATTGTCGGGACTGTGACCCGGCATGATGTACTGAACCAGATGACGGCACTGGTCGGGTATAATGAACTGCTGGAGATGATGGTTGAAGATCCGAAACAGCGGTCATATCTGGAAAAGGAGAAGCAGGCAATCGATAAGATCCGCCGCCAGTTCCGGTTTGCCAAGGATTACCAGATGATCGGCGTTGAACCCCCCCGGTGGCAGTTGTTAAAAAACGTGTTCCACCGTGCGGTAGAAGAAGTTGATCTGAAAGGGATCCGGATTGTGGACCAGACCGGAGGTGCATCGGTGCAGGCCGATCCCCTTTTTGAAAAAGTCTTTACAAACCTGTTCGAAAACGCCCTGCGTCACAGTTCTGCAACTTCTATACAGATTTCCGTGGTCCGAAAGGATGCAGAAATCGTACTGGTTGTCGAAGATGACGGGAAGGGTATTGCTCTCGAGGATAAGACGAAAATATTCGAGCGTGGTTATGGAAAGGGAACCGGCTGGGGTCTCTTCCTTGCCATGGAGATCCTGATGTTCAACCATATGGCGATACAAGAGACCGGGGAACCCGGAAAAGGCACCCGGTTCGAGATCCGTATCCCGCAGGACCATTTCCGGCTCGAAGGCGGGGAACCGGAGGTACCGTAACCCCGGTAAAATTAAAAAAAGAAAAGAAAAGATAACTATTCCTGCATTACATCCGATTCCTGCATTTTTTCGAGTTCTTCTTCATTTACTGCTATGTAGACATCGATCTCCTTGTTCTCCGGGCGGGTGAACCGGGCATCGAACTGCTCGAAATCGCAGGTATAGGCACGGGGAAGTTTAGATCCCCAGACCGACATCCAGACTTCAAGGAGCGCATCCGGCATGGGACCGGCTGCCTTGAAGAGCGCATAGGTCTGGGCAGGAATCCGGGTAACCGCGAGCCCTTCAGGGATACTGTCGGCCTTTGATACTTCACTTCCTATCAGGTAGGAATATTCCCCGGTCCAGTCACTGTCATATTCAGAATATACGGAAAAAAAAGCCGGCGTCTTGGTGCGGTTGGTGATCTTTGCAGCCATGTTCTGGGTCAGAAATTCCTGCCAGCAGGCAGGAATATCGGCTACACTCCGGCCGTCTGCATTTGAAGTCCGGCGTTTAATGCCCATAATGATCCGTGCGGGCAGTTTCTTTACCGTAAATCCAGGTACATCCATTCCGGAATTATCAGCAGCCGGGATGTTAAACCTGCGGAATTTTTTCGCTCTGCAAAATCATATCAGCATCTTTTTTTCCCTGCCCCGCGTACATCGGTAAGAAAATGTGCCCGCACGCTCTTATCCCGTATAAGCCCGTAAACCCGAAGACCCGCCTGTCCACTATCCTCAATCAGGAAGAACGGGAAGCATTTGCCCGTGCCATGCTGCAGGATGTCATCACCAGTATCATTGATGCGAACTGCACTCCTGTCATCGTCAGCACTGAGCTCTATGAAAGCGAGGACGTCCAGATCACGATACCTGATGCCGATCTGAACAGTTCTCTTAACCAGGTAATTCCGG of Methanomicrobiales archaeon HGW-Methanomicrobiales-1 contains these proteins:
- a CDS encoding AraC family transcriptional regulator; translated protein: MDVPGFTVKKLPARIIMGIKRRTSNADGRSVADIPACWQEFLTQNMAAKITNRTKTPAFFSVYSEYDSDWTGEYSYLIGSEVSKADSIPEGLAVTRIPAQTYALFKAAGPMPDALLEVWMSVWGSKLPRAYTCDFEQFDARFTRPENKEIDVYIAVNEEELEKMQESDVMQE
- a CDS encoding DNA-deoxyinosine glycosylase — encoded protein: MQTISPHPAASTGFQPETGDTPRVLILGSFPSIQSLRHTEYYGNPQNHFWKIMESLFEIDHRLPYRDRVALLTGHHIALWDVVCSCSRKGSADEKIKEPVVNDIGGFLATHPTVQLIVLNGTAAGRYYHRKNPAPAVGSTILPSTSPANTRYTLAEKIKAWDIVRVILKKEE
- a CDS encoding ubiquinone biosynthesis protein, whose amino-acid sequence is MVTRIRRYAQIADVLGQYGFSIGLEKLFPGRARFRLPSSGKVPETSTVYERMRLTLEDLGPTFVKFGQIMSTRTELLPPELIEELKKLQDHAKPIPFSEVRAVIEENCSDIFDWFSEIDEMPVASASIGQVHRAVLKDGTKVAVKIQRPDIGEIIETDIVILKSMAERIETIFPETRIYNPTGMVEDFAHQIVKELDYTREARNVERMARNFRDVPGIRFPKIFWEFTSSHMMVMEFIEGVRIDNPEAITELGLDPHEIGVRGFHAYLKMIFEDGFFHGDPHPGNLFVTPEGDIVFLDFGIVGILRPEKRQNFINLLFALVTDDIEMMLRSLEGFGIVIAEEDREALRDDLYIMMHDFGGGDEVSQLNFRLVVTELTESMRRYRLKVPLNLMLLLKVFMMVLDIGVRLDPKFNLGKEVTPYLMKLADTNTLSAGYIKRASTSLLDGVDALLDMPRNLNLMLRRLSTGTFKLEIVDTDIQKLQMSLDKASDKLMIGMVVASLVVGSSLVLQSSSFVLPKEVSWIAILGYTAAVLVGFYAIYHVIFLKFRMDR
- a CDS encoding sensor histidine kinase, producing MSEHGNKNGVQKNAAEPDSGNSPRAEPAEAELKRALEFAEKKLQIVGTVTRHDVLNQMTALVGYNELLEMMVEDPKQRSYLEKEKQAIDKIRRQFRFAKDYQMIGVEPPRWQLLKNVFHRAVEEVDLKGIRIVDQTGGASVQADPLFEKVFTNLFENALRHSSATSIQISVVRKDAEIVLVVEDDGKGIALEDKTKIFERGYGKGTGWGLFLAMEILMFNHMAIQETGEPGKGTRFEIRIPQDHFRLEGGEPEVP
- a CDS encoding ferredoxin:thioredoxin reductase, translating into MTEESAEQADMLKWAKGYAHKHGWTLNTDEKQLMTVIKGLVRNKTKFGRPYCPCRIRSGDEEKDRAIECPCVYHKEEVAKQGHCHCNLYFKEP
- a CDS encoding phosphoribosylaminoimidazolesuccinocarboxamide synthase, encoding MKQKKLLYAGKAKSVYRTDEDGKLIVEFRDDITAFDGGKKDVLRNKGSYNAEVSAFFFDYLEKNGVKTHFVSMIDARHMVVRELEMIPLEVIVRNIAAGSIVRNYPFKEGTKLDPPIIVIDYKDDSRHDPMLNDELIVALKLATPAELKKIKKAALEVNRLLFSFLAKQGITLVDFKIEFGRQGKTIFLGDEISMDSMRLWDKKSGESLDKDVYRFEKGDVMATYNRVAQRITKSAKKR
- the cofG gene encoding 7,8-didemethyl-8-hydroxy-5-deazariboflavin synthase subunit CofG, with translation MQHRVITFSKNVFLPLTTVCRNRCGYCCFRTPVRDGCLMEKDEVEKTLRHGAAMGCTEALFTFGEHPEEEPGFMQYLKPLGYATILDYCEAMCRKSIEYGVLPHTNAGILTYDEMERLRAVNASMGLMLETTARIPAHATSKGKEPEVRLAMIEDAGKLKIPFTTGLLLGIGETMADREESLYAIRDIHRRHKHIQEIIIQNFCPKPGTPMADRPVPTTDEICTTIRMARDILPKDIAIQIPPNLIDATSLIPCGVDDLGGVSPLTIDYVNPEHPWPAMEELKIIAGTAELKERLCIYPQYIEQGWSPPGLQPLINRLEQTIKTRSS
- a CDS encoding GNAT family N-acetyltransferase; the protein is MGSFFIRTETSYDIPDIFAMHNDAFAQDGEARLVNALRKDGDFSADLSLVAVHDDRIIGHVLFPPITIECSDTSQESIPARALAPLGVDPAFQCQGVGAALLEEGLDACRQLGHRAVIVVGHPGYYPRFGFSRACTFGISAPFPCPDEAFMALELVPGALDGVHGMVRYPPAFDAEGAHNG
- a CDS encoding DNA modification methylase codes for the protein MGFGSILAGFTSESGNPTTIEPLDPSEPEPDVKKYTNEFWTSKQRAASSIHEISYRACFKPQLPRFFINLLTKKGDIVYDPFSGRGTTVIEAGLSWRNVIANDANPLSRIMTEPRFFPPEYAAIEKRLQSIPRETSPADIDLSMFYHPDTEKEIVALRQYLLERHGACRDDMIDRWIAMVATNRLTGHSSGFFSVYTLPPNQAVSQKSQQRINVKRNQVPEYRDTHRIILNKTKSLLRSLTQDEQKNLSHAGKNARLLTGDSRNTPEILKNSVQLTVTSPPFLDIVQYGDDNWLRCWFNGLDDKEIGNRITMAKTVAGWSEVMGKVFEELYRITCPGGYVAFEVGEVRKRSIRLEEHVVPLGISAGFTCECVLINQQTFTKTSNIWGVDNMASGTNTNRIVIFSKNG